From a region of the candidate division WOR-3 bacterium genome:
- a CDS encoding P-II family nitrogen regulator, producing MKKIEAYIKRQRLAAVIERLHGLAGLTGVSVFDIHGFGRSRGESEPVHIEDNGVRWVPHVKIEIVCRDELVEIVISAIQAGAHTGLRADGKVYVSPVEDAVRISTGERGETAV from the coding sequence GTGAAGAAGATAGAGGCCTATATCAAGCGCCAACGGCTGGCGGCAGTTATTGAGCGCTTGCACGGACTCGCGGGCCTGACCGGCGTGAGCGTCTTCGATATCCACGGCTTCGGCAGAAGCCGCGGCGAAAGCGAACCGGTACACATTGAGGACAACGGTGTCCGCTGGGTGCCTCACGTGAAGATCGAGATTGTCTGCCGTGACGAGTTGGTCGAGATCGTGATATCCGCCATCCAAGCGGGCGCCCACACCGGGTTGCGTGCCGACGGCAAGGTCTATGTCTCTCCCGTTGAGGATGCCGTCCGCATCAGCACAGGTGAGCGCGGAGAGACTGCGGTCTAG
- a CDS encoding DUF2334 domain-containing protein, with protein MTSQHNSRTGQCMRLARLSWQRCLALVLVLLPLACRVPARAASASRARRITVIFRFDDYAGSGSSIGDELLTVFQKRNIPCTYGVIPYVSETFTDDPANCAAIDPGTAGRLTAAARTGLVEVAMHGFAHRDNAMAPKSPGSESEFRGLGYSSQLRMLSAGRAALESLYHVRVTTFIPPWNSYDENTLRALEDIGFEMVSGSGQTHGIADSGGFKKLRFLPYTCTPGHLREAVDFARISSDPDPIIVVLLHAFNFFESDRDRGQFTYQTFGDLLSWLAAQPDVAAQTLSGAARTTRDLGYRRLRTFSARRGLRRGNEPPFFTAQNAEFFFYHSTPPRVRNAHR; from the coding sequence ATGACCTCTCAGCACAATTCGCGCACGGGCCAATGCATGCGCTTGGCCCGGCTAAGCTGGCAGCGGTGCCTGGCGCTCGTTCTCGTGCTACTGCCTCTTGCGTGCCGTGTCCCTGCCCGGGCCGCGTCGGCCTCACGGGCACGACGGATTACAGTCATCTTCCGTTTCGACGACTACGCGGGGTCGGGTTCGAGTATCGGCGATGAGCTGCTCACGGTCTTCCAGAAGCGCAACATCCCCTGCACCTATGGAGTGATACCGTACGTATCCGAAACGTTTACGGATGACCCTGCGAACTGCGCGGCCATAGACCCGGGGACCGCAGGGAGATTGACTGCCGCCGCTCGCACCGGTCTCGTGGAAGTCGCAATGCATGGCTTTGCGCATCGTGACAACGCGATGGCGCCGAAGAGTCCCGGTTCCGAATCGGAATTCCGGGGCCTTGGCTACTCTTCCCAACTCCGCATGTTGTCCGCCGGGAGAGCGGCGTTGGAGAGTCTGTATCACGTGAGGGTGACCACGTTCATCCCACCGTGGAACAGCTATGACGAAAACACGCTGCGCGCACTGGAGGACATCGGCTTCGAGATGGTCTCGGGTTCCGGCCAGACACACGGCATCGCCGACAGCGGAGGTTTCAAGAAACTGCGATTCCTGCCGTACACGTGCACTCCGGGACATCTGCGGGAGGCCGTTGATTTCGCTCGAATTTCCTCAGATCCTGATCCGATCATCGTCGTCTTGCTTCACGCCTTCAACTTCTTCGAGTCCGACCGCGACCGTGGCCAGTTCACATACCAAACCTTCGGTGACCTGCTCTCTTGGCTTGCGGCTCAGCCCGACGTCGCAGCCCAGACGCTCAGCGGGGCGGCGAGGACGACTCGGGACTTAGGCTACCGGCGACTGCGGACGTTCAGCGCCCGCCGAGGACTGCGACGGGGAAACGAGCCGCCCTTCTTCACTGCACAGAACGCGGAGTTCTTCTTCTATCACTCCACGCCCCCACGCGTTCGGAACGCGCACCGCTAG
- a CDS encoding OmpA family protein produces MRTRVSVLALLMAVLPAFVFAYPGFGGGKGLFRVQNAMVEEEAGLTISLHALARNADFLPPQDSPNASAWVADAIAPELSYAPIATKYVGLELFASSGGAIQMPKSYAEDGFTWKFGDLKAGGKLSVPVIPVLKIGGTASYTFMYRDTAGFLDPGALPYDPASKLAWSGLLTLQFQDVLPSAPNLIVNYGKIGGKTQYAAAVELQGKGFGLFVEGVSLQNGTDILGTTDGHLHLTPGVVLGNANGGFLKAGYTFSSGTMDSVKQPNEVIVGLGFATPFGRRTPAVYGTIVGTVTNASTGRPVAATIAFPDDPKMASITTDADGVFEARKAPVGAVTVEVSAEGYNRQAVPLAVEEDKVTNYAFKLRPLKTYGTIAGTVIDAVSSAPMGARIEFPGTALAPVNADPVTGAFQVDQVETGVYTITATADRHVAATITLAVEDNKLATASFKLSPAEVAVAATGRVSDKKTDAGLSATVTFDNALFNTDPATGVYKAQLMPGSYTVVVESKDYVKQTTALIVEKDKPFVRDFAMLKVGMSVTLKGIYFDFNLATIKPESKPALEAAANMLNENPTINVEIQGHTDSKGSDSYNLSLSDRRAASVVSYLVQNLGIDVSRLTSRGYGESMPIATNDTDAGRALNRRVEFKILGEK; encoded by the coding sequence GTGAGAACAAGGGTGTCAGTACTGGCGCTGCTGATGGCAGTGCTACCCGCCTTCGTATTCGCGTACCCGGGGTTCGGTGGCGGCAAAGGGTTGTTCCGAGTACAGAACGCGATGGTCGAGGAAGAGGCCGGTCTAACGATCTCGCTTCACGCGCTCGCCCGGAATGCCGATTTCCTGCCCCCCCAGGATTCCCCAAACGCGAGTGCCTGGGTTGCCGACGCCATCGCGCCCGAGCTTAGCTACGCGCCAATCGCCACAAAGTACGTCGGGCTGGAGTTGTTCGCATCCTCGGGTGGAGCGATTCAGATGCCCAAGTCCTACGCCGAGGATGGATTCACCTGGAAGTTCGGCGATCTGAAGGCCGGCGGCAAGCTCTCGGTTCCGGTCATTCCCGTGCTCAAGATCGGCGGCACGGCCAGCTATACCTTCATGTACCGTGACACAGCAGGATTCCTCGACCCTGGAGCCCTCCCCTACGACCCAGCCAGCAAGCTCGCGTGGAGTGGTCTGCTCACGCTCCAGTTCCAGGATGTGCTGCCTTCGGCTCCGAACCTGATAGTCAACTACGGGAAGATCGGAGGCAAGACCCAGTACGCGGCGGCGGTCGAGTTGCAGGGCAAAGGATTCGGCCTGTTCGTCGAGGGAGTCTCGCTGCAGAACGGAACCGACATCCTCGGTACTACTGACGGCCATCTCCACCTCACGCCGGGCGTGGTCCTCGGCAACGCCAACGGTGGTTTCCTCAAGGCTGGCTACACGTTCAGCTCCGGCACGATGGACAGCGTGAAACAGCCTAACGAGGTCATCGTCGGCCTCGGCTTCGCGACGCCGTTCGGCAGGCGCACGCCGGCCGTGTATGGCACGATTGTCGGCACTGTGACCAACGCCAGCACCGGCAGGCCGGTGGCCGCCACCATCGCCTTCCCGGACGACCCCAAGATGGCATCCATAACCACCGACGCCGATGGCGTCTTCGAGGCCAGGAAAGCCCCGGTGGGCGCGGTTACGGTCGAGGTCAGCGCCGAGGGCTACAACCGACAGGCGGTGCCGCTGGCCGTCGAGGAAGACAAGGTCACCAACTACGCTTTCAAGCTGCGGCCGCTCAAGACCTACGGCACGATTGCCGGCACCGTCATCGACGCGGTGAGCAGTGCGCCGATGGGTGCTCGTATCGAGTTCCCCGGCACCGCACTTGCTCCGGTGAACGCCGACCCGGTCACCGGCGCCTTCCAGGTCGACCAGGTGGAGACCGGAGTCTACACCATAACCGCGACCGCGGACAGGCACGTCGCCGCGACGATCACCCTGGCGGTCGAAGACAACAAGCTGGCTACGGCCTCATTCAAGCTCTCGCCGGCCGAGGTCGCCGTCGCCGCTACCGGCCGGGTTTCCGACAAGAAGACGGACGCGGGGCTGTCGGCCACGGTTACGTTCGACAACGCTCTCTTCAATACCGACCCGGCCACCGGCGTCTACAAGGCGCAGTTGATGCCCGGCTCCTACACCGTCGTGGTTGAGTCGAAGGACTACGTGAAGCAGACCACGGCGCTCATCGTCGAGAAAGACAAGCCGTTCGTACGCGACTTCGCGATGCTGAAGGTGGGTATGTCGGTTACGCTCAAAGGTATATACTTCGACTTCAACCTGGCGACCATCAAGCCTGAGTCGAAGCCGGCGCTCGAGGCCGCTGCCAACATGCTCAACGAGAACCCGACGATCAACGTCGAGATCCAGGGCCACACCGACAGCAAGGGCTCGGACTCATACAACCTGTCGCTCTCCGACCGGCGGGCCGCCTCAGTGGTCTCCTACCTGGTGCAGAACCTGGGTATCGACGTGTCGCGCCTGACTTCCAGGGGTTACGGTGAGAGCATGCCGATTGCCACAAACGACACCGACGCCGGCCGCGCACTCAACCGCCGGGTTGAGTTCAAGATCTTAGGAGAGAAGTAG